The genomic DNA gtcggataaacgatcgcgaacttataacgttagctcgccctaataagacgcctgcactgcaggaTAAATTATCGTTAATGGTGACGACttctatgcgtctgtcctccaaaagatcataagtaagaacctGTCAAAATCCCTGTATGACTtactttatcataaaaattcTATTCCTATCGGGAAAAATGATGacgagtgtgtgtgtgtgtttaaatTCCCCACCTCCACCCACGCAAGGTTCCAATTTCCCCAAGTAAAGatgagtaaaagggttaatagttGAATAATGAGCTTGAGATGTCTTGTGGGAAACTTTGATGACTGCGAGGTGTGAATCACCTGTCACGTTTGGAAATCAAGAGCGaataatataattttatattAAATCTATCAGTCGtccaaattaaacaaaacaggCTGacacttttatttcattttgtttccaaacGCACACTGGTAAGTTACTCACTACTTAACGCGGAATAGAGAGCGAATAGcgtggccaatcagattgttgCGTTTTGATAAAACCTGAACTGCACAACCCCATTTAGTTGCTAATGTTCGACAGTTACAACGTTTGGCGATTTCTGACTTTATGACAACTTTTTCTCTCAATATTTACTTTTGTACCCGGTCTTCAGGAGTTATCCTTCCTCAGCACTCgaattagagaaaaaatgcTTCAGTCTTCAATTTTGTTTAGCACATTGTCAAAAGTCTTACTTTTAATTAACCTTCTGCGTGCGTCAATTAACAGATGAACACATGTTACGAGTGTCGatgtagagcagggttgttcctagacaaaactcaggatcgtcggtaacaacaacaaactgttttatttccacgtagttgacttcttgtttttaaagcaCTAAGCTTCCTCGcaaatctctctctctgttCGATGGAACTGTCgctcttatatacataaagtataaggatctagaaacttctctaaagaactaaatttagtagattaacagggtttctaaatttgaataATTACGTAAGAAATAGAACGTTCCAGAGTGTTCTTTTTACCAGAAGGTCACGTCTAGGTGACTTCGGGTTCTAGAATGTTCTATTAGAATGTTCTGGGACTTTacttagacaatttttcgtaacGACACAAAACGCTTCACTCAAACAAGTGATCTTTTATTTCCCCACTTTAAGTCTATCCACTGAAAGCTCGTCAGAAATACCAATGCGGATCTCTTTTAAAAATGGACTCACAATCCACATAACACTAGAGAAAACTACACCATTTATCACAATTATTAAAAGTTTGATAATTCTTCCCTTCAACCCGGGTATGAATAATTCAATAACCTACTAATTTCTTATGTGAATGAATTCTTCGTGGCAAAACTCGTAGGCGAAGATTTACACTCTATCGCTAAGGCTCACGTGTAAGATGATTGTTTACATGTATTACTTATACTCTAGACCATTGTGATACGGTGACTTTAGTATAAAGTAGCATGGACAACTGCAGACTCTTCCATTCTCTTACTTTTTAATGTCTACAATTTCATGTAACTGCTTCTAAGACACTGATAAGCAATACCCTTAAAAATTGATcataaaaatttgcatctttACCATCtttgaatatggaagcgatcttaGTAATAAACACttgttgtgaatttttttttcaggcattaTTTTTACTACTGACTgagtagtgtttattactgcgaagatcgcttccatattcatttatttagccgcagttcacatacatgatttACATATGTTCACAGCCATTTACTCTCTTTTACCAAACAGGAGACTGTAATATGAGGTTCTAAACGGGAATGACCGATCATTTAGctgttagacgtaaaaattgacaaattttaaccgttagaCGGAAGAAAAATTAAccgtaaaataaatttatggtgacaacaatggaaacAATGGAGTGGATGCTCCACTGATGGCGCCTTTCTTATGGTTTAATATGTCACTTGCTTCCCCCGGGCCATCAGAAGATCTAGAAGCACGCAGTTTTGCAGAAGCATCTCTCTTTGGGAAGCATATGACACCAGGACATTTACCGGCAAATTAATTTCCAGTCGGTAAGGGAACGCCTGAgagtaaaaaataatgaaataaataatgataaataatgaatCTGTAATGAATCTTCGAAGATGCCTTTGATTAAgtaatcgttttgttttgatttaaagtaGGAAAAAAGTTCTGTCTTGTTTTATTGTCGAGTTTACGccctaattttaatttttaattacgccctaattgtactatgtccgaccttttccgggacttctctctagcttttttttttcgttaattgaaagtgaaatttcggaacaagcaagccggcaagtagcaatagaagaaccaaacaaaggtttgtaaaaatGTCAGGCGctgtaatttacgttattataacgtgagtagagacgaaaatcctcgaagagaaaaagaaatggatagTCCGAGTTctaaaggttttcacgctcagttatTAGACTGCAAGCTTACGtacagtaataaaaatcaaacaaagttaGCACTgctatagtatataaagttttgtgttcaaaaacaaaacaggaattataaaaatttaaccaaactggcataaccgTTAGAATTCATACTAGccatgacggtgtcagagcgactcTGATCACGCTatggtccatcgcggctcgctcatcatggcgatctccggtcatctcAGTGAAGCAAGCCTTAGAAACTAAATCGGCCGCCCCTTGAGTGAAAAAATAGGAGCTTGCTCTCATATCCTTTAaactctgatatcctttccgatgcgtttaGTGGAAAGCgacatcagtcactgcagccgagttttccggtgaattcggctatCGTTCAGTCAtaaacactcgccttgaacagtttgttttctacttgttatgtgaaaaaacttgcgtgtttttacaagccacaattcggccgaatttcactgaacatttcactttcagattctgcaTTAGAGGCTAAAGAaccttcaggcaaaagtgttaaattcgacctgccgaactatttaagtttgtaaactattgcagaaggtgaactttgatgggttttgaactttgatggtttgacattttgaCAGCTTCAGTCttttacagccaatcagattacttAAACCATTataacagggattctgattggcttactgaagcgtgctttatgagagtatagagcatgctgacgacactgtttttcggtttggaaataaagtttgaaagtaatttaacggattctttagTATAAAACAAGTAGAGAAGCTTTGACTGTGCtatgttctgttgtaaagcacttaggaagcagctaaagcactcaagaagtggggagaaacactcgaatacgtctcgtgtttctcccttcacttctttcgtgctctagccacctcctgcgtgctttataacagaacagagcacagtcaaggcttctctatttgttaattaaaagtcGACCTACTGTCCCGTTTTgactccattttctctcgaacaactatccaTCATTTTCATAGCATGCGTAACCCGTTTACTGTAGGTAATCTGAaatctttcatctgtccagtattatcgcatttctcataaagcgcAGTAAAATACACGCTAAAAACACGGAAAAGgcaacatttctcattctaaaagatgattccaTTTTACGAACCGCTCTCTCCGAATTCCTCATTCcttcgttgaaatttgaacacctctcgaaccaaagaacaaaaacgacgctctgattggtgcgaaaTACATACCCTACTGCGACAAtttgattggtgcgagatacataccctaaacgatctgattggtgcgagcaacataccactctctGTACGCTAACATAgacgttatttttttttaataaaaaaaaataactcaattaTAGACATCTTTGCAGTCCATCGAATCCAGTGACAGCTGAATTGTTTGGAGATGATCTCCCAGAGGTTGTTAAAGATATCTTAGACACAAACAGGCTGAGTTCAAAGTTCACCAAGGACAGCAGCTCTAAGAGTAGCCAACGACACCATGGTTGGCATAGAAAGAAATATGTTAGTCCTCACAATTCCAACAACAAGCAATCAAAGAATTTAAACTTCCAGACACTCCTTCATTTCAGAAGGAGGCAGGAGGggaagaacaacaacaactaagCCCAAACCCTATACAGGTTAGTctaacaacaaataaatttgCTGGTAGACTGAGGCATTTCGTTTCAACATGGATGAGTATCAGATCAAAATATGCTGGATATGGTACAGCACTGCCACCTAGAGATTGTGAATCCACCTCAACGAAGGCCAAGGCCTGAAATTCAGTTTGATTCCACAGAGGAAGAAATAATTACTTCAGAAATTGTTCACCAGCTTGAATTAGGTGTACAGCAATGCAACATAAACATGAAACCACTATCATTAAGCTAGCTCAATTAGTTGGCATTCTTGTCTCCAGCTTACCTAGGGTAGAGTTTGGGAAACTTCATTATGGGAACCTAGAAATAGAAAAGAACTTGACCCTCAAAGAACATAAGGGTAACTATGAGGCTCTCATATCTCTGTCCCCAAGAGCAAAAGAAGATCTTGTTCAGGGGATTGAAAATAAGGATCCAATATCACATGGAAATCCTGTCATCGAGATCAGAACTGATGCGTCGAAAAAGGATTGAGGTGCGTACCTTGATGGTGATACCACCCAACACTTGTGGTCTGGTACAGAAAGCCAATTGCACATCAGTGAGTTAGAATTGAAGGCAATCCACTTCGCCTTGCAAGCTTTTGGTAAAAGGCCAAATAATAAGCATGTCAAAATACTTTGTGATAACTCAACAGCTGTAACATATATTAATGCTATGGATGGAACAAAATCTTCAAGTTGCAATCAAGTGGCATATGACATATGGGATTGGTGTGTAAATAACAACACCTGATTGACTACAACTCGCATAGCTGGAGAAGAAGACATTGAGGCTGACAAAGAGTCCCGGTTGTTTAATGACCGCACTGAATGGGCCTTAAAAAGGGAGATCTTTACACAAATAACCACCCATTGGGGCATCCCAGAAATTGATCTATTTGCCAATAGACTTAATGCACGGCTCCCCAGGTTTGTCTCTTGGAAACCTGACCCAGCCTCTTGTTTTGTGGATGCATTTACTATTAGCTGGGATTCCTTGTATTTTTATGCTTTTCcacctttttgtcaaattcACAGATTTTTACATAGAATTTTGGAGGAACGAGTACCTCAGTGAATCATGATCTTACCACGTTGGCCCACTCAAGTTTGGTGGCCACAACTTCTGAGAATGATAATTTCAATTCCATTTATGTAATCAAAGCACCAGAACCTACTTTCACTGTCACATTCTCCCCAAAAGCTCCACCCCTTAACAAAGAAGTTGACTATGCTGGCGTGTCTCCTGTCTGGCAGTCCATCCAGGACCGGGGGATTTCACAAGCAGCTGCAAAGCTCATCGTGGCTTCATAGTGAAATGGAACAAAGAAACAATACGGTACCTACATcaaaaaatggcaaaacttCTGTACTCAGAGGCAAATTGATCACATTCGACCATCTGTAGTGCCTGTGCTTGACTTTCTCACTGCTCTATATCAACAAGGCCTTACATACAATGCCATCAACACTGCCAGAAGTACTATGTCTAACTATGTTACTCTTGAGGATGGGACATGTGTAGGAAAACACTTACGAGTGTCCAGGCTGATGAAAGGCATTTTTCAGGAAAAACCTCCAAGACCAAAATACACAGAAATTTGGGATGTGTCTATTGTCCTGGCATATCTCCAGTTTCTATCCCCAGTAAATACAATGTCACTGAAGGAACTGACACTGAAACTTGCTGTGTTAATTTTGTTAGTTTCTGGCCAAAGAGGTCAGACTGTACATTTGTTGAATATCAACTACAtggttttttcaaataattgctaCACCTTCCAGCTTGTGGAACATCTGAAGCAAAGCAGACCAGGAGTTAACAACCCACTTGTTAAACTTACAGCTTTTGAAGATAAAACTCTGTGTGTTATATCTACGTTAAAAGAGTACTTAACAAGAACACAAAACTTAAGAGGCTCAGAACGCCAGTTGTTTGTTAGTTATCAAAGATCTTTCAAAAAAAGTTAGTAGAGATACTATAAGCCGGTGGGTGAAGACTGTTCTCACTGACTCTGGAATAGACACTTCCAGATTTAAACCACACAGCACACGGGCTGCCAGTACATCTACAGCTAACAATACATCAGTAAGTTTTGACGACATTTCACACAGCTGGTTGGTGCTCCGAGTCAACATTTGCTAAGTATTACAAAAAACCTATTATAATTGTTAAAGAGAACACGTTTGCTGATAAGGTACTCAGCACTGTGAAGTAACACACAggtgtaaaataaaagttttgccATGACAATGCTTAATGTTCATGTTGCTTCAAAATCTCATGTGATCTTACTGCCCGATAACGAGGTAGAACAGTAATATTAAACGAGAtttacctgtaagttgaagcTTGATTGAGATTCTACCGAGTTATAAAGTGCTGGGAGATTACATGTCCTTCCACCCACCATTAGCGTAATGGTGCCTTGAATCACTCGCATTAAGCCTTTAAAGACTGAGTTGCTATCTCATGTAATCTCCCAGCACTTTATAACTCGGTAAAATCTCAATCAAATTTCAACTTAAGGGTAAGTCTCGTATAATCTTACTATTTATCTTTGTTCGTATGTACTTACGATTTTTGTACTTCTTAAGCTCCTCTTGTAGCCTCTTGCATTCTGACTCAGAgcttttcacttttctgttgAGGTCCTCTATTTGACTCGACAGGTCACCAACTTGAGTCTTAAGCTGATCCAGCTCCTCCTGATCTGTTTTAGCTTGTAACTTCAATCTTAGTTCCTCCTTCTCGGCTTTTAGATCTCCAATCTGTTTCTCCATTTGAACTTGTAACTTCGATTTTAGTTCGTCCTTCTCGGCTTTTAGCTCTTCAAtctgtttcttcattttttccttctcttccaCAAGACTACTTTTCTCCGTCTTAATCTTTTCACTTGTTCTTGTCAAATCATCTATGTGATTTACTTGTATTTTATTCGTTTTCTCTAAGTCAGCGATtttggtgttgtttttttttattatctcatcctttttttttgagttgtttATAGATGTCTCTCTTTGTGTTCTTAAATTGTTGATTTCCCTCTCCAAATTAGGACATTGCAAACATCTAttcatttctaaataaaaaaaccttCAGATTAGAATAATTCAATTGATATTAACATTACGTCAATGAgaacttttataaaaaaaaaaaatttagtgaaGTAGCGATCGGACAACAGCTTTGgatgaaggaaaaaagacaaactagAATTACAATAAAAGAGAGTGAAACGAATTGAACACGATGAGACCATTCACTAATActgtaaaagtttaaaatttgtaaaaacaaagaaagatgacaCATTTGACATTCCGAGTCCCTAACGGTAGTAACTTTTCTAAACTGATTGATCAGTGTGTACACACTTTGCATACTTTCCTAATGAATATCGTGCTTCATATTTCATGAGATtaattaagaaacaaattttgtcattagAATAACACTTAGTGATTCACTAATCGTCCAATATCAGCTGACTCGGCTTCAGTTGAACAAGCCGAGTTGTatgttttcctctttccttcttttttcttcttaattctTTGTCTTCTTATCTTCTTCCTGCTTAAACTTTAGCTGGatgattttggtttttaatgtttctttttctgttttcatatcACTTAGTTTCTTTTCCAAATTAGGACAACGCGAACACATTCGGCTTTCTGTATATAAAGAATCTCCAGATTATCACCTTTAAAATTACTCATTAAATGAAGACTTGGCTGCCAAAACTTGAAACATTCGTATTTCTCTGAAAACCCAGCGAGAAAATCCTTGCTGAATCAAAGAGATAGTATAAGGCTCTTAGCATTATATAAATGCGCTAACATTCAGCCCAACTTTgaccaaaatataaaaaaacatgCAGTCTGACTTCCTCAGATTACAGAAAAGACAACAACTAAAAGAACGTTACTAATAAAAATCACCATAGACTGTAAAACAAATGACtgaattgaacaaaaaaaaattaactattattacaaaaatcaaaaaatttgGCAAGAACTAGACATCATGTCACATTTTGTATGCAAAAATCTCACAGTGGTGATAATGAGATTTCCTGGGGTTTTCCAACACCATGGCTTGATACAAGTCGTCTAATGTATTCACGAGTCCTACGATTCGTCGATTCATGAATATTCATTACGGAAAGGCTGTGCTGTCGATTCATGAATGTCATAAGGGAGACTTATGTATTTTTTCACCACTTTGAGAGAACTGAACCCAGATGGTGGTGTGTCGATTCGTACGAGTCGTACAAGTCGTCGATTCATGAATATTCATCACGGAAACCATGGAAACGATATGCATCATTTATTTCTGTGGAACcagtcaaatttgttcgatgcGTCAGTAATGGCGAGCGTCTTCACAGACAACGTTATTTTATCGAGGCTCTTGTTTGTGTTACATTTTATCGGAGAAAGCTTTTGAAAAGTAAACGACTTCATAAGAGTCGCGAGGCGGTACTGTTTGGGAATCATAGAGGATGACAAAGGAGAGGGGCAGGTTTCCATGGAGCAGTTTCGTAGTGAGACAGAAAGCTTGCTGTTCATTAACAGCCAGGTTTTATGTACTCATTATAACCTTTGCTTTGAGGAGCTTCATCAATCATCTTTGATGTCAGGAGTACCTATGGGTGCCATCTTTATAACTGAAAGGTAGAAATGTAGGTTTTGCCAAAAGTCTGATTTTGGACGGAAAGTCAAACGTTGTGGTTAATCACAGCGAACTTGGAACGTTACGTGAATTCGATGTTTCGTCACTTGCGTTGAATTTTGCATACGATTGAAAAAAAGAGTTCGCCTTACTGTTATTTGTTatgtgataagaataaaaatttttatacttttccttttacaaaGTGGCGTTTTCAATGAATATTCCATTTGAGTAATCTTTCACACCAACACAAAATATTGCTGCTAAACAACCGGTGTCAAAAGCCGTAGTCAGATGCTTACGCAAAACGCTAAGGGTATGCCTTCGAAATCAAGTACATTCTTAGAAAAACTTATAAgcattcttttttcttccttaatcATCGTTTCAACGGTCACGTTGCATGTATTCGGTGTTCCGACGCGTGCGTCGAATGTGTCCGCTCATTAATATTGCATTGTATTGAAACAGAATTCGCATTACTTTCGGTTGTGATTTGATAATAATAGAAATTTCTATCCTTTTCCTTTGACAAAGTTCTGTAGAAGTTGCAATTTATAACAAATTATAGGtgacaagttttcttttaaaataaaattatctatGAATACCACCTATGAAAGTcagaaagaaattatttcattccCCGCCGACCCTCCAGCCCAAAGGGCTTCGAAAACACCATTCCTAAAGGAAATTATTTGGTCCATTTTGCGTAGTGCTTTTTGCTAAGACGAGAAATGCAGTGGTTGTTTGTGCATTACGAGCAGGGCCTTTTTTTGGAACAAAGAGAAATAGACTTGTTATTTGTGTACTGCACGCGGTGCTTTTAGAACGAGGAATACTTTGGTTTTTGTGCTCTTCGCACGGTGCTTTTAGAACAAGGAATACTCTTTGTTTGTGCACTTCACGCAGTGCTTTTAGAACGAGGAATACTCAAGGATCTTCTTGTTTGTGCACTTCGCGCGGTGGTTTTCCTAGTCTCCCTAATGACATTCATGGATAGACAGCACAGCCTTAC from Pocillopora verrucosa isolate sample1 chromosome 10, ASM3666991v2, whole genome shotgun sequence includes the following:
- the LOC131791135 gene encoding paramyosin-like: MDGTEASNEATPSDIPSEQAPVTEIQIFAICGAVGVNWRDLGTVLGIESDTMDDINDTHDACRERARKVLLKWKQKEGSEATVEILKNALGVIERKDVIGKLRVNRTVKKRSSCAGAVRGESQTREAATMDGVQRQPLRDEMNRCLQCPNLEREINNLRTQRETSINNSKKKDEIIKKNNTKIADLEKTNKIQVNHIDDLTRTSEKIKTEKSSLVEEKEKMKKQIEELKAEKDELKSKLQVQMEKQIGDLKAEKEELRLKLQAKTDQEELDQLKTQVGDLSSQIEDLNRKVKSSESECKRLQEELKKYKNRVPLPTGN